TCCGAGAACGCCGCGCGCGACGCCTCCTGCATCCTCGCCGAGTACTCGACGCGCTCGCTGCGTAGGGCGTCCGGGTCGATCGCGAGCTCGTCCAGCTCGTTGTAGCCGTCCGCGACCCACTCCTCGTGCATCTCGTCGGTGACCTCGGGATGGAACTGCACCGCGAGCGCGAAGTCGCCGATCGCGAACGCCTCGTTGGAGTAGTCGCTCGACGAGGCCAGCAGCGTCGCGCGCTCCGGCAGCTCGAACGTGTCGCCGTGCCACTCCACCACCGGCACGCCGTCGAAGTGACGGATGGGGGAGTCGGCGCCCGCCTCGGTCGGCTCGACCCGGCGGAAGCCGATCGCCTTCGTGTCGCCCTTGTAGACGCGCTCGCCGAGGGCCCCGGCCATGAGCTGCGCGCCGAGGCAGACGCCCAGGGTGGGGAGCTCGGCATCGATGCGCTCGCGCAGCAGCGCCTTCTCGTCGTTCAGGAAGGGGAACTTCTCGGTCTCGTAGGCGCCCATCTCGCCGCCGAGGACGACGACGAGGTCGGCCTCGGTCGGGTCGATCGCCGCGACGTCCTCGGTGGAGGCATCGACCACGCGCAGCTCGTAGCCGTGCTCGACGAGCGTCGGCCCGATGTTGCCGAGGTGGATGGTCGGGTCGTGCTGCAGGATCAGCGCGGTGCGAGCGCCTGTCTGCTCTGTGCCGGTCACTCCAGTCCCTTCAGGATGATCGTGTCGGTGGCGGGGGCCGCCTCGTTCGGGTCGACCCAGACGTCCGGCTCGATGTAGATGACGCGGGCGGCGGGGACCGCCTCCCGGATGCGGCGCTCGATGGTGTCGATCGCGGCGGCGACGTCGGCCAGCCGCTGGTCGCCCGCGAGCGCCAGCTTGGTCGCGACCATCAGCTCGTCGGGGCCGAGGTAGAGCGTCTTCATGTGGATGATCCGCTCGGCCTCGTGACCCGCGAGCACCGCCTGCTCGATCGCGGCGACGTCGGCGTCGCTCGCGCCCTCGCCGACGAGGAGGCTCTTGGTCTCGATGCCGAGGATGATCGCCACGGTGATCAGCAGCGCGCCGATGAGGACCGTGCCGATGCCGTCCCACACGGCGTCGCCCGTCAGCACCGTCAGCCCGACGCCGAGCAGGGCGAAGGCGAGTCCGGTGAGCGCGGCCACATCCTCCAGCAGCACCACGGGCAGCTCGGGCGCCTTGGCGCGGCGGATGAACTGCGGCCAGGACAGCGCCTTCTTGTGCGGGCGCGACTCCTTCACCGCGGTGCGCAGCGAGAACGACTCGAGGCAGATCGCGATGACGAGCACCAGGATCGGCAGCCACGCGTTCTCCAGCGGGTGCGGGTGCGTCAGCTTCTCGACGCCCTCGTAGACGGAGAACACGCCGCCGACCGAGAACAGGATGATGGAGACGACGAACGCGTAGACGTACCGCTCGCGGCCGTACCCGAACGGGTGCTCCCTGTCCGCCTTCTTCTTGGCCTTGCGGCCGCCGAGCAGGAGGAGCAGCTGGTTGCCGGAGTCGGCGACCGAGTGCACGCCCTCGGCGAGCATCGAGGACGAGCCGGAGAAGAACCAGGCGATGAACTTGGTGAGAGCGATGCCCAGGTTGGCGGCGAAGGCCGCGACGATCGCTCTGGTCCCACCTGATGCGCTCATGGCCCCCATCCTAGGATGTGCCCATGAGCCAGACGCAGTCCGTGACCCTCCCGACGATCGCCATGCTGGGCGCCGGATCGATGGGGCGTGCCATCCTCAGCGGCCTCCTCGCCCCCGGCGTGACGGTGGAGGGGGGCATCCGCGTCACGAACAGGTCGGAGGAGCGCGCGGCGACGTTCGCCGACACTCCCGGCGTCACCGCGTACGCGACCGAGACGCAGCCGGACGCCAACCGGCAGGCGGTGGAGGGCGCCTCCATCGTCATCGTCGCCGTGAAGCCTGCCATGGTGCCCGACCTGCTGCGCGAGATCGGCGACTCCCTGCTGCCGGGCGCCGTCGTGGTGAGCGTGGCCGCCGGCGTGACGACCGCGACCTTCGAGTCGCTGCTGCCCGAGTCGGTCGCCGTCGTGCGCTCGATGCCGAACACGCCGGCCGTGGTCGGCAAGGCGGTGACCGGGATCAGCGCGGGTGCGCGCTCGGAGCCGTCCGACGTGGAGCTGGTGCGTGCGCTGTTCTCGACCGTGGGGGAGGTCGTGGAGGTGCCGGAGTCGCAGCTGGACGCCCTCGGCACCATCTCGGGCTCCGGCCCCGCGTACGTGTTCTTCCTGATCGAGGCGCTGACCCAGGCGGCCGTCGAGAAGGGCTTCACCCCGGAGCAGGCGGCGACGCTGGTGAACGGCACCTTCCTGGGCGCGGCGGAGCTGCTGGTCGCCTCCGGCGAGGACCCGGCCGAGCTGCGCCGCCGCGTCACGAGCCCCAACGGCACGACGGAGCGCGCGATCGCCGTGCTCGCCGCCGCCGACCTCCCCGCCCTCTTCACGCGCGCCACCGACGCGGCCCTCGCCCGCTCCCGCGAACTCGCCGCCGGCTAGCGCTAGCCGCGCCTGACCGCCGAGTACGCGGATTCTCCGCGTGCTCGGCGGTTCTGGCGCGATTATGCGCGTACTCGGCGGTTACTTCGTGAGGGATCGGCGGAGGGCGGTTCGGACGCGGGATGCGACTTCGGGGAGCGGATCAGCTGCCGTCACGAAGATCACGTCCCAACCCCAGGCCACCAGGCGCTCGCGGCGGTGGATGTCGTCGCGGTATGCGGACGCTGTGGCGCGATGGTGGTCACCGAGGTACTCGATTGCCACGCGGTAAGCGGGATAGGCGAGATCGATCATCGCTCGTGCCTCGCCGGCGGACCCTTCGACGCGGTAGTTGAGCTCGGGACTCGGCAGTCCTGCGTCCTCGAGCGCCAGTCGCACCCGTGTCTCCTGCGGCGAGAGCGACCCATAGCGAACCCGTTCGGCAGCGAGACGCAGGTTGCGCACGCCTCGGTGACGCCCGTGGCGATGAAGCGCTCCGTCCAGCAGCCTACGGGTGGTGGGAGGCGGATCCTCGGAGTAAGGCTCATTGCCCGTGATGACATAGTCGCCCGCGATGATCAGCTCTTCGACGGTCAGCAGTGCTCCGAGCTGTACCCATACCTCCTCAGCCGCGAGGATGCGCAGGCCGTCGCGCTCGACAACGCGTTGCCCGGTCGGGGTCAGCTGGTGTCCGATGACTCCCCGCGCGCGGGGAGTGCGATCGGGCTCGAAGACGGCGACCTCCACCGATTGCGGCTGCGCTCGGAACGGCAGCGGGAACCCGTGCAGCGCGGCCGCCGATCGGTGCGAGAACACGGCGCCGGGCGGTAGCGCGAGAGTGGCGGCGCGGCACAGCTCGCGGTGCTCGGTCGGCGCCGTCCGGGTCCGTACTCCGTGGAAGGGTCGATGGAATCGACCGTTGTAGAGGTCGGCGCGGGTGACGCCCATCGCCGGAGCATCGCGAGATCGGAACCGTTCCATCCCCCCACCCAACCGACCTGGCCCGCGTTCCGCAGATTCTCTCCACAGCCTCACCATCGAGTACGCGCAAAATCGCCCGAAAACGCGCGAGTACGCGGAGAATCTGCGTACTCGGCGGTTGCCGGCGGGGTCAGGACTCGAGGGCCGCGAAGGACTCGATGTCGGTGGAGGTGCCGGCGACGATCACGAGGTCGTGGTTGCTGACGACGGTGTCGGCCGTCGCGTAGGTGAACGGCTTGCCGGGGCTCTTCACGCCGACGACGGTGACGTTGTACTTGCGGCGCACGCCGGAGTCGCCGAGGCGCATGTTGCGGATGGGCTTCGGCGGGTACATCTTCACCAGGGCGAAGTCGTCGTCGAACTCGATGAAGTCGAGCATGCGGCCCGAGACCAGGTGCGCGACGCGCTCGCCGGCCTCCCGCTCCGGGTAGATCACGTGGTTGGCGCCGATCCGCTCCAGGATCTTGCCGTGCGACTGCGAGATCGCCTTCGCCCAGATCTGGGGCACGCGGAGGTCGACCAGGTTCGCCGTGATCAGCACGCTGGCCTCGATGGAGGAGCCGACGGCGACGACGGCGATCGAGAAGTCCTCCGCACCGATCTGACGCAGCGTCTCGATCGAGCGGGCGTCCGCCTGGACCGTGTGCGTCACGCGGTCGGCCCACTTCTGCACGAGGCCGCCGTCGGTGTCGATCGCGAGCACCTCCCGCCCCAGCCGGTCGAGCTGGCCCGCGGTCGCGGCGCCGAACCGGCCGAGCCCGATCACGAGGACGGGGGCGTTGTGCTTGATCCGGTCAACCAACGAGCGGCCTCTCCTCGGGGTTCTGGTACAGCTGCTTGCGCTGGCTCTGGGCCAGCGCGGCAGCGAGAGTCACTGTACCAACGCGCCCACAGAACATCGTCGCGGCCATCACGTAGATCCCGGGCTCCGGGAGTTGCGCGGTGAGACCCGTCGACAGGCCGCAGGTCGCGAACGCCGAGATGACGTCGAACAGCACGTGGTCCAGCGGCGCCTTGGTGATCTGGAGGAGCACGATCGTCGACACCGCGACGATCGTCGCGCCCCACAGCGCCACCGCGACCGCGAGCCGCAGCACGTCGATCGGGATGCGGCGCCGGAACGCGTCCATCGACTCCACCCCGCGCGCCTCGGCGAAGGCGGCGAGGAACAGCACGGCCAGCGTCGTGACCTTGATGCCGCCGGCGGTGGAGGCCGAGCCTCCGCCGATGAACATCAGCATGTCGGTCACCAGCAGGCTCGACCCGTGCAGCTCGCTGATGTCGATCGTCGAGAACCCGCCGGACCGCGCCATCGTCGACAGGAAGAACGACTGGAAGATCGTGTGCCCGGCGTCGAGCGAGCCGAACGTCTTGGGGTTGTCGTACTCCAGCACGATGTACAGCAGCCCGCCCGCGACCAGCAGGATCACCGACATCAGCAGGGTCAGCTTGACGTGGATCGACCAGCGCCGCCGTTTCTGGCGGAGGTTGGAGGCGATGGCGAGGATCACCGGGAACCCGATCGCCCCGAGGAACACGCCGATCATGAGCGCCCCGAGGAACCAGAAGTCCTCCGCGAACGGCGTGAGCCCCTCCGCGTTGGGCGCGAAGCCGGTGTTGGTGAAGGCCATCGCCGAGTAGTAGAGGCTCTCCCAGAGCGACGCGCCGAAGCCCATCCCCGCGATCAGCATCCGCGGGAACAGCAGAAGGGCGACGCCTCCCTCGATCACGACCATGCTGATCGCGACGGTCGTCAGCAGCTTGCCGACCTCGCCCAGCCGCACGGCCTGCCCCTCGGCGACGGGACCGGCGTGGATGCGCAGCGGGTTGCTGTCGCTGGCCGCCATGAGCTTGGCCCGGAGGCCGAGCTTGCGCGAGATGACGAGGCCCAGGATGCTCGCCATCGTCAGCACGCCGACGGCGCCGATCTGCACGCCGAGGTAGACCAGCAGATGGCCGAACACCGACCAGTGCGTCGCCATGTCCACGGTGGAGAGGCCGGTCACGCAGATGACGGACACGGCGGTGAACAGCGCGTCCGCGAGGGGCGTCACGGTGCCGTCCGCCGACGCGATCGGCAGCGAGAACAGCAGCGTGAACACCAGGATCAGCATCGTGAAGACGAGGATCGCGAAGCGCGAGGGGCTGCGCGCGGCGAAGCCGTTGAGCGCGGCGCGCGCCCGCCCGATCGGCGCCGGGCCGCGGCGGACCGCCCGGATCGTGCTCATCGTGCGACTCCTCCCACCGACAGGCTCCCGACATGGTACTGCGCCCGGTGAATGACTAGCCTGGTGCAATGGCCGACATCTTCGACGTGATCGCCGACCCGACGCGGCGCGAGATCCTCCGCGTACTGCTCGACCGCCACTCGGACGACGCCCATCCTGCCGGCGAGATCTCGGTGTCGGAGATCGTGGCCACCCTCGAGCTCAGCCAGCCGACCATCTCCAAGCACCTCAAGGTGCTGCGCGAGGCGGGCCTCGTGACGGTCCGCGAGGAGGGGCAGCACCGCTACTACCGGCTCGACGCGACCCCGCTGGAGGCGATCGAGGACTGGGTGATCCCCTTCACCGCCGCCGACGTCGACATGGCCTCGCTCGGCGCGCAGCTGGCCGACGAGACCCGCGAGTTCGCGAGCACGGTCGGCAAGGTGCTCGCCGACACCCGGCACCGCGTCTCCAGCGCCACCGAGCGGGTCACGCCGCGCAAGTGGCGGCGCGACTGACGGGTTGCCGCGGGGCCGGAGGGCGGCATACAGTCGGACCACTCGACCGAAGCGGTGCGAGAAGGCGGAGAAGAAGGACGAGATGGCTCATCAGTCGGGCTCAAGCGCTCTGCGCGACGTGCGCTTCCTGACGGTCGCCGAGGTGGCCGACATGATGCGCGTCTCCCGCATGACCGTGTACCGGCTCGTGCACGCGGGCCAGCTGCCGGCCATCCGCTTCGGGCGGTCGTTCCGGGTCCCGGAGTCGGCCGTGACGCGGGCGCTCGAGAATCATGTCGCAGACAGCGCCTGACCTCGGGTAGACTTACTCCTTGTGTCGCCGCGCGTCCCGCGGCAAACCCCCTAACTTTTGTGAGGTCTACGTGGGTTCCGTTATCAAGAAGCGTCGCAAGCGTATGGCGAAGAAGAAGCACCGCAAGCTTCTTCGCAAGACGCGCCACCAGCGTCGCAACAAGAAGTAGACCCCGGTCTGCGGCTCAAGCGTCGGTCCGTTCGGCCCGGCGCTTTTTGCTGTGCGCACACTTTGGTGTGCGCGCCGCAGCCGACCTAGGCTGATCACGTGCCTCCCGTCACCCTCACCCTGATCGGCAAGCCCGGCTGCCACCTCTGCGACGACGCGCGCGAGGTCATCCGCTCGGTCATCGCCGAGCTGCCGGCCGACGCCGTCCCGGTCGTCGAGGAGAGGAACATCCTGGAGGACCCCGTGCTGCACGAGCAGTACGTCGAGGACATCCCGGTCGTCCAGCTCGACGGCCGCAACCACACCTACTGGCGGGTCGACCCCGCCCGACTGCGCGCCGCGCTCCTGGAGGCCCGATGACCATCCGCCACGTCGTCATGTGGAGGCTCGCGACGACCGACGACGCCGAGCGCGCCGAGCAGGCCGCGACCGTCAAGGCGAAGCTGGAGTCGCTTCCTCCGCTCGTCCCCCAGCTGCAGCGGCTGGAGGTGGGAGTGAACGCGCTGCCCTCCGGCGACTTCGACGTGGTGCTGATCAGCGACTTCGCCGACGAGGAGGCGTTGCGGGGCTACCAGGAGCACCCGGAGCACGAGAAGGTCGCTGCGTACATCCGCTCGGTCGTGGGCGGTCGCGCCGCCGTCGACTTCCTGGTCTGAGCGACAGCGCGCCCCTACGACGAAGCGCCCGGCTCCGCGAGGAACCGGGCGCTTCGCCGTCGGTGGCGGTCGACGCTACGCGATCGGGCTCTCGTCGATCTCGGCGTCGCTGCGGCGGTACTCCGAGAGGAACTGCGTCAGCGTCGGCTCGTAGAAGGCGTGGATGAGGTCGGCCGTCTTCTCGCCGTCTCGCGCCTTCGCGGCCTCGAAGATCTCGGTGACCCGGCCGGTGATGTCCTTCGTGTCGAAGGGCAGCTGCCAGACCGACACGTAGCGCAGCAGCTGCGGGCTGAGGCCCTCGCTGATCGTCAGCAGCACCTGGTTGTCGCT
The sequence above is a segment of the Leifsonia williamsii genome. Coding sequences within it:
- a CDS encoding helix-turn-helix domain-containing protein, coding for MAHQSGSSALRDVRFLTVAEVADMMRVSRMTVYRLVHAGQLPAIRFGRSFRVPESAVTRALENHVADSA
- a CDS encoding cation diffusion facilitator family transporter is translated as MSASGGTRAIVAAFAANLGIALTKFIAWFFSGSSSMLAEGVHSVADSGNQLLLLLGGRKAKKKADREHPFGYGRERYVYAFVVSIILFSVGGVFSVYEGVEKLTHPHPLENAWLPILVLVIAICLESFSLRTAVKESRPHKKALSWPQFIRRAKAPELPVVLLEDVAALTGLAFALLGVGLTVLTGDAVWDGIGTVLIGALLITVAIILGIETKSLLVGEGASDADVAAIEQAVLAGHEAERIIHMKTLYLGPDELMVATKLALAGDQRLADVAAAIDTIERRIREAVPAARVIYIEPDVWVDPNEAAPATDTIILKGLE
- a CDS encoding glutamine amidotransferase; translated protein: MTGTEQTGARTALILQHDPTIHLGNIGPTLVEHGYELRVVDASTEDVAAIDPTEADLVVVLGGEMGAYETEKFPFLNDEKALLRERIDAELPTLGVCLGAQLMAGALGERVYKGDTKAIGFRRVEPTEAGADSPIRHFDGVPVVEWHGDTFELPERATLLASSSDYSNEAFAIGDFALAVQFHPEVTDEMHEEWVADGYNELDELAIDPDALRSERVEYSARMQEASRAAFSEWLSALDAKRGTAAGAAPAA
- a CDS encoding ArsR/SmtB family transcription factor, with the translated sequence MADIFDVIADPTRREILRVLLDRHSDDAHPAGEISVSEIVATLELSQPTISKHLKVLREAGLVTVREEGQHRYYRLDATPLEAIEDWVIPFTAADVDMASLGAQLADETREFASTVGKVLADTRHRVSSATERVTPRKWRRD
- the proC gene encoding pyrroline-5-carboxylate reductase, with amino-acid sequence MSQTQSVTLPTIAMLGAGSMGRAILSGLLAPGVTVEGGIRVTNRSEERAATFADTPGVTAYATETQPDANRQAVEGASIVIVAVKPAMVPDLLREIGDSLLPGAVVVSVAAGVTTATFESLLPESVAVVRSMPNTPAVVGKAVTGISAGARSEPSDVELVRALFSTVGEVVEVPESQLDALGTISGSGPAYVFFLIEALTQAAVEKGFTPEQAATLVNGTFLGAAELLVASGEDPAELRRRVTSPNGTTERAIAVLAAADLPALFTRATDAALARSRELAAG
- a CDS encoding glutaredoxin family protein; this translates as MPPVTLTLIGKPGCHLCDDAREVIRSVIAELPADAVPVVEERNILEDPVLHEQYVEDIPVVQLDGRNHTYWRVDPARLRAALLEAR
- a CDS encoding potassium channel family protein, with product MVDRIKHNAPVLVIGLGRFGAATAGQLDRLGREVLAIDTDGGLVQKWADRVTHTVQADARSIETLRQIGAEDFSIAVVAVGSSIEASVLITANLVDLRVPQIWAKAISQSHGKILERIGANHVIYPEREAGERVAHLVSGRMLDFIEFDDDFALVKMYPPKPIRNMRLGDSGVRRKYNVTVVGVKSPGKPFTYATADTVVSNHDLVIVAGTSTDIESFAALES
- a CDS encoding 30S ribosomal protein bS22, with protein sequence MGSVIKKRRKRMAKKKHRKLLRKTRHQRRNKK
- a CDS encoding Dabb family protein, with amino-acid sequence MTIRHVVMWRLATTDDAERAEQAATVKAKLESLPPLVPQLQRLEVGVNALPSGDFDVVLISDFADEEALRGYQEHPEHEKVAAYIRSVVGGRAAVDFLV
- a CDS encoding TrkH family potassium uptake protein, which gives rise to MSTIRAVRRGPAPIGRARAALNGFAARSPSRFAILVFTMLILVFTLLFSLPIASADGTVTPLADALFTAVSVICVTGLSTVDMATHWSVFGHLLVYLGVQIGAVGVLTMASILGLVISRKLGLRAKLMAASDSNPLRIHAGPVAEGQAVRLGEVGKLLTTVAISMVVIEGGVALLLFPRMLIAGMGFGASLWESLYYSAMAFTNTGFAPNAEGLTPFAEDFWFLGALMIGVFLGAIGFPVILAIASNLRQKRRRWSIHVKLTLLMSVILLVAGGLLYIVLEYDNPKTFGSLDAGHTIFQSFFLSTMARSGGFSTIDISELHGSSLLVTDMLMFIGGGSASTAGGIKVTTLAVLFLAAFAEARGVESMDAFRRRIPIDVLRLAVAVALWGATIVAVSTIVLLQITKAPLDHVLFDVISAFATCGLSTGLTAQLPEPGIYVMAATMFCGRVGTVTLAAALAQSQRKQLYQNPEERPLVG